One window from the genome of Epinephelus fuscoguttatus linkage group LG3, E.fuscoguttatus.final_Chr_v1 encodes:
- the LOC125883838 gene encoding dromaiocalcin-1-like, producing the protein MVEAEKSWEEAMWYCRREHTALMSLASETEHLLALSRIKRDHITERVWIGLRYLEDHWLWVNNDPLVYQAWSQRGNQDHQCPIYKRCGALTKEGVWENWDCQDRLNFICY; encoded by the coding sequence ATGGTCGAGGCAGAGAAGAGCTGGGAGGAGGCGATGTGGTACTGCAGACGGGAACACACTGCACTCATGAGCCTTGCCTCTGAGACCGAGCACCTTCTGGCCCTGAGCAGGATCAAGCGGGACCACATCACTGAGCGGGTGTGGATCGGCCTGCGTTACCTGGAGGACCACTGGCTGTGGGTGAACAACGACCCTCTGGTGTACCAGGCCTGGTCCCAGAGAGGAAATCAGGACCACCAGTGTCCAATTTATAAACGCTGTGGAGCTTTAACCAAAGAGGGAGTGTGGGAGAACTGGGACTGCCAGGACAGACTCAACTTCATCTGCTATTAA
- the slc25a38b gene encoding mitochondrial glycine transporter B isoform X2 produces MELAAAHPALKAFMCGSLSGTCSTLLFQPLDLVKTRLQTLQNNAKPGAPKVGMFTVFINVIRTEKFFSLWKGVSPSFMRCIPGVGIYFSTFYSLKQHYFQERAPSAGEAVLLGAGARTVAGVCMLPFTVIKTRFESGCYNYVNVAGALRSVYETEGVRALFSGLTATLLRDAPFSGIYVMFYSQAKKALPQEVTSAAYAPLVNFSCGVVAGVMASLVTQPADVVKTHIQVSPSHWSMTDAIHYIYMEHGMRGFFRGAVPRSLRRTLMAAMAWTVYEQLMARMGLKS; encoded by the exons ATGGAGTTAGCAGCG GCTCACCCAGCTCTCAAAGCCTTTATGTGCGGCTCTCTCAGCGGCACCTGCTCTACGCTGCTCTTCCAGCCTTTGGATCTGGTCAAGACGCGGCTGCAGACCCTGCAGAACAATGCCAAGCCTGG TGCACCAAAGGTGGGGATGTTCACTGTTTTCATCAACGTTATTAGGACAGAGAAATTCTTCAGTCTGTGGAAGGGAGTTTCACCA TCATTTATGCGCTGCATCCCTGGGGTGGGCATCTACTTCAGCACCTTCTACTCCCTGAAGCAACACTACTTCCAGGAGCGGGCACCCAGCGCTGGCGAGGCTGTTCTGCTCGGAGCGGGTGCCAGAACTGTGGCTGGTGTCTGCATGCTGCCTTTCACGGTCATCAAGACACGCTTTGAG AGTGGCTGTTACAACTATGTGAATGTGGCAGGAGCTCTGAGGAGTGTGTATGAGACGGAGGGAGTCAGGGCTCTGTTCTCAGGGCTGACTGCCACGCTGCTCCGAGACGCTCCATTCTCTGGCATCTACGTCATGTTCTACAGCCAGGCCAAGAAGGCGCTGCCTCAAG AGGTGACTTCTGCGGCCTATGCTCCGCTGGTGAATTTCAGCTGTGGGGTGGTGGCAGGCGTAATGGCGTCGCTCGTCACGCAGCCAGCAGACGTGGTGAAGACCCACATTCAAGTCAGCCCATCCCACTGGAGCATGACGGATGCAATCCACTACATCTACATG GAACACGGCATGCGTGGGTTTTTTCGTGGAGCTGTCCCCAGGTCTCTGCGACGCACTTTGATGGCTGCTATGGCTTGGACTGTTTATGAACAGCTGATGGCTCGGATGGGCCTCAAATCCTGA
- the slc25a38b gene encoding mitochondrial glycine transporter B isoform X3 — protein sequence MCGSLSGTCSTLLFQPLDLVKTRLQTLQNNAKPGAPKVGMFTVFINVIRTEKFFSLWKGVSPSFMRCIPGVGIYFSTFYSLKQHYFQERAPSAGEAVLLGAGARTVAGVCMLPFTVIKTRFESGCYNYVNVAGALRSVYETEGVRALFSGLTATLLRDAPFSGIYVMFYSQAKKALPQEVTSAAYAPLVNFSCGVVAGVMASLVTQPADVVKTHIQVSPSHWSMTDAIHYIYMEHGMRGFFRGAVPRSLRRTLMAAMAWTVYEQLMARMGLKS from the exons ATGTGCGGCTCTCTCAGCGGCACCTGCTCTACGCTGCTCTTCCAGCCTTTGGATCTGGTCAAGACGCGGCTGCAGACCCTGCAGAACAATGCCAAGCCTGG TGCACCAAAGGTGGGGATGTTCACTGTTTTCATCAACGTTATTAGGACAGAGAAATTCTTCAGTCTGTGGAAGGGAGTTTCACCA TCATTTATGCGCTGCATCCCTGGGGTGGGCATCTACTTCAGCACCTTCTACTCCCTGAAGCAACACTACTTCCAGGAGCGGGCACCCAGCGCTGGCGAGGCTGTTCTGCTCGGAGCGGGTGCCAGAACTGTGGCTGGTGTCTGCATGCTGCCTTTCACGGTCATCAAGACACGCTTTGAG AGTGGCTGTTACAACTATGTGAATGTGGCAGGAGCTCTGAGGAGTGTGTATGAGACGGAGGGAGTCAGGGCTCTGTTCTCAGGGCTGACTGCCACGCTGCTCCGAGACGCTCCATTCTCTGGCATCTACGTCATGTTCTACAGCCAGGCCAAGAAGGCGCTGCCTCAAG AGGTGACTTCTGCGGCCTATGCTCCGCTGGTGAATTTCAGCTGTGGGGTGGTGGCAGGCGTAATGGCGTCGCTCGTCACGCAGCCAGCAGACGTGGTGAAGACCCACATTCAAGTCAGCCCATCCCACTGGAGCATGACGGATGCAATCCACTACATCTACATG GAACACGGCATGCGTGGGTTTTTTCGTGGAGCTGTCCCCAGGTCTCTGCGACGCACTTTGATGGCTGCTATGGCTTGGACTGTTTATGAACAGCTGATGGCTCGGATGGGCCTCAAATCCTGA
- the slc25a38b gene encoding mitochondrial glycine transporter B isoform X1, whose protein sequence is MQEKQDSQCQAPGRKAHPALKAFMCGSLSGTCSTLLFQPLDLVKTRLQTLQNNAKPGAPKVGMFTVFINVIRTEKFFSLWKGVSPSFMRCIPGVGIYFSTFYSLKQHYFQERAPSAGEAVLLGAGARTVAGVCMLPFTVIKTRFESGCYNYVNVAGALRSVYETEGVRALFSGLTATLLRDAPFSGIYVMFYSQAKKALPQEVTSAAYAPLVNFSCGVVAGVMASLVTQPADVVKTHIQVSPSHWSMTDAIHYIYMEHGMRGFFRGAVPRSLRRTLMAAMAWTVYEQLMARMGLKS, encoded by the exons ATGCAGGAAAAGCAGGATTCTCAGTGCCAAGCTCCGGGCAGGAAG GCTCACCCAGCTCTCAAAGCCTTTATGTGCGGCTCTCTCAGCGGCACCTGCTCTACGCTGCTCTTCCAGCCTTTGGATCTGGTCAAGACGCGGCTGCAGACCCTGCAGAACAATGCCAAGCCTGG TGCACCAAAGGTGGGGATGTTCACTGTTTTCATCAACGTTATTAGGACAGAGAAATTCTTCAGTCTGTGGAAGGGAGTTTCACCA TCATTTATGCGCTGCATCCCTGGGGTGGGCATCTACTTCAGCACCTTCTACTCCCTGAAGCAACACTACTTCCAGGAGCGGGCACCCAGCGCTGGCGAGGCTGTTCTGCTCGGAGCGGGTGCCAGAACTGTGGCTGGTGTCTGCATGCTGCCTTTCACGGTCATCAAGACACGCTTTGAG AGTGGCTGTTACAACTATGTGAATGTGGCAGGAGCTCTGAGGAGTGTGTATGAGACGGAGGGAGTCAGGGCTCTGTTCTCAGGGCTGACTGCCACGCTGCTCCGAGACGCTCCATTCTCTGGCATCTACGTCATGTTCTACAGCCAGGCCAAGAAGGCGCTGCCTCAAG AGGTGACTTCTGCGGCCTATGCTCCGCTGGTGAATTTCAGCTGTGGGGTGGTGGCAGGCGTAATGGCGTCGCTCGTCACGCAGCCAGCAGACGTGGTGAAGACCCACATTCAAGTCAGCCCATCCCACTGGAGCATGACGGATGCAATCCACTACATCTACATG GAACACGGCATGCGTGGGTTTTTTCGTGGAGCTGTCCCCAGGTCTCTGCGACGCACTTTGATGGCTGCTATGGCTTGGACTGTTTATGAACAGCTGATGGCTCGGATGGGCCTCAAATCCTGA